The genomic interval ACCCCTCTATCCATAAAGTAATTATAAATGTGGTCTCTAATATTGCTGAAGTAAGAAGAACTTTCGCCCGTTTCTATTTCAATTGCAAGTACCGTTCCGGTTGAACGAGCGCTCTTAACAAACCCATTGCCATGAATCTTAGAAACGAAATCCCCTTGTG from Flavobacteriales bacterium carries:
- a CDS encoding aminotransferase class III-fold pyridoxal phosphate-dependent enzyme; its protein translation is QGDFVSKIHGNGFVKSARSTGTVLAIEIETGESSSYFSNIRDHIYNYFMDRGVIIRPLGNVLYLVPPFCITKEELKGVHNMIVDFLDSLSVKQE